In Crinalium epipsammum PCC 9333, the following are encoded in one genomic region:
- a CDS encoding tyrosine-type recombinase/integrase — translation MSVSLATVTTQFLERQGLAPNTIRSYEGTLIPLLQEYGRMPVEILSRKALTEYLDSLDNLAYTTHHRHQAIIQALFNFAVEQGYIKVNPIARLRRRKPDPKKGEHLADEVIRYLTVTQIQLLYQVVASDSRMRALVKLLHRSGARIGEVLALNLTDIDLSNHKFYVVGKGNKSRWCFYSEDAQVALEHYLRYYRHKSSISALFTAQHPCSYKVTRLSYRTVHKNWAELIKPVPELAGIRLHDLRHTFATERVGLMGIEELRALMGHANIQTTLRYQKVTSARSEYVAKQALNYLINNNI, via the coding sequence GTGTCTGTATCTTTAGCTACAGTAACTACTCAATTTTTAGAAAGACAGGGATTAGCCCCAAACACTATTCGCTCTTACGAAGGAACATTAATACCTTTATTGCAAGAATATGGGCGAATGCCTGTAGAAATTCTCAGCCGAAAGGCACTAACTGAATATTTAGATAGCTTAGATAATTTAGCCTATACTACCCATCATCGACATCAAGCAATTATTCAAGCTTTATTCAATTTCGCTGTTGAACAAGGTTACATTAAAGTTAATCCTATCGCTCGGCTGCGACGGCGAAAACCTGATCCGAAAAAAGGCGAACATTTAGCCGATGAAGTAATTCGTTATCTCACCGTTACTCAAATTCAATTACTGTATCAGGTAGTGGCATCCGATAGCCGAATGCGTGCATTGGTAAAACTCCTACACCGCAGTGGAGCTAGGATTGGAGAAGTTTTAGCCCTCAACCTTACTGACATAGATTTGAGCAATCACAAATTCTACGTGGTTGGTAAAGGTAATAAGTCACGTTGGTGTTTTTATAGTGAAGATGCTCAAGTAGCTTTAGAACATTATTTGCGTTATTATCGCCACAAAAGCTCTATATCGGCATTATTTACCGCTCAACATCCTTGTAGTTATAAAGTTACCCGTTTAAGCTATCGTACCGTTCATAAAAACTGGGCTGAATTAATTAAACCTGTACCAGAGCTAGCTGGTATACGTCTGCATGATTTACGACATACATTTGCTACAGAACGAGTAGGATTAATGGGAATTGAAGAACTAAGAGCTTTGATGGGACACGCCAATATCCAGACAACATTACGTTACCAAAAAGTGACATCAGCCCGGTCAGAATATGTAGCGAAACAAGCACTTAATTATTTAATCAACAATAATATTTAA
- a CDS encoding ATP-binding protein produces MKISAKFIGSSIGVVGLIASLAFSSEFLLWKADNQAALSRDKAAKSVDNTLQLEVLLRDQVMALKDFLMLNRDPLDMAKYQKAKSEFQLTLDDLQRLMPDNSELTVISRQHKFLNRLSNELSDTPSTQEQFYQDFRAISSFGKSIDFSLQSLAKDIRFQDRLASEQASRSKQTAQVARQTILCIIIILLFGQFWLILLPVIKSIKKLQLGANQIGTGDLDYRLNIKTGDEVQELSEQFNLMAVALRESYRTLEEKVIARTIELTNTNQILESEIEQRKQIEETLRKSEAQLRQQAQEIEQALTELQQTQAQLIQTEKMSSLGQMVAGVAHEINNPVNFIHGNITHANKYIQDILELLQLYQEHYPNPVDEVADHHQAIDLEFIMDDLPKVLASMRLGTERIRNIVLSLRNFSRLDEADMKAVDIHEGIDSTLLILQNKLKARPNHPEIKIVKKYSSLPQVTCYPGQLNQLFMNILNNAIDALDEYNNQRSVEEIKSNSSRITITTQLESDYIIIKIADNGSGMTEEIKKQLFDPFFTTKPVGKGTGLGLSICYQIIQKHQGIIECESELGKGTEFSIQIPIVQNGLSKIGKSKVNNLSLETVGGRSL; encoded by the coding sequence ATGAAAATTTCTGCTAAATTTATTGGTTCTTCTATAGGTGTTGTTGGGCTGATTGCTTCCTTAGCGTTTAGCAGTGAATTTTTACTTTGGAAAGCCGATAATCAGGCGGCATTAAGCCGTGACAAAGCTGCTAAATCCGTTGATAATACCCTACAATTAGAAGTCCTTTTAAGAGACCAAGTGATGGCTCTCAAGGACTTCTTGATGTTAAATCGTGACCCTTTAGACATGGCTAAATACCAAAAAGCTAAGTCTGAATTCCAACTAACTTTAGATGATTTACAGCGCCTAATGCCTGATAATTCAGAACTTACAGTTATTAGTCGCCAGCATAAGTTTTTAAATCGGTTAAGTAATGAATTAAGCGATACGCCATCAACTCAAGAACAATTTTATCAAGACTTTAGAGCTATTAGTTCCTTTGGTAAAAGCATAGATTTTTCTTTGCAGTCTTTAGCAAAAGATATTCGGTTTCAGGATAGATTAGCAAGCGAGCAAGCTAGTCGCTCTAAACAAACTGCTCAGGTTGCTAGGCAAACTATTCTTTGCATCATTATTATACTGTTATTTGGTCAATTTTGGCTAATTTTATTGCCAGTTATTAAATCTATTAAAAAATTGCAGCTAGGCGCAAATCAAATTGGCACAGGAGATTTAGATTATCGTTTAAACATTAAAACTGGCGATGAAGTTCAAGAACTTTCAGAGCAATTCAACCTTATGGCTGTCGCCTTGCGTGAGTCTTACCGTACATTAGAGGAAAAAGTAATTGCTCGTACTATTGAATTAACAAATACCAACCAAATATTAGAAAGTGAAATTGAGCAACGTAAGCAAATAGAAGAAACATTAAGGAAATCAGAAGCGCAACTTAGGCAACAAGCACAGGAAATCGAGCAAGCATTAACAGAATTGCAACAAACCCAAGCGCAACTGATTCAAACTGAAAAAATGTCTAGTCTTGGTCAAATGGTTGCTGGTGTAGCTCACGAAATTAACAACCCAGTTAACTTTATTCATGGCAATATCACTCATGCTAATAAATACATTCAAGACATATTAGAACTGTTGCAGTTGTATCAAGAGCATTATCCCAATCCAGTTGATGAAGTTGCAGATCATCATCAAGCAATTGATCTAGAATTTATCATGGATGACTTGCCAAAAGTACTTGCTTCAATGCGACTTGGTACTGAACGAATTAGAAACATTGTGTTATCTTTGCGTAACTTCTCGCGTTTAGATGAAGCTGATATGAAAGCAGTTGATATTCACGAAGGAATTGATAGTACGCTATTAATCTTGCAAAATAAATTAAAGGCTAGACCAAATCATCCCGAAATTAAAATTGTTAAAAAGTATAGCAGTTTACCTCAAGTCACTTGCTATCCTGGACAACTTAATCAGCTATTTATGAATATCCTGAATAATGCTATTGATGCTCTGGATGAGTATAATAATCAGCGTTCTGTTGAGGAAATCAAAAGTAATTCTAGCCGGATTACAATTACTACTCAACTGGAAAGTGATTACATAATTATTAAAATTGCAGATAATGGTTCTGGAATGACAGAGGAAATCAAAAAACAACTATTCGATCCATTTTTCACTACTAAGCCTGTAGGTAAAGGAACAGGATTAGGCTTGTCAATTTGTTATCAAATCATCCAGAAGCATCAAGGGATTATCGAGTGCGAATCAGAATTAGGTAAAGGGACAGAGTTTTCAATTCAAATACCTATTGTACAAAATGGATTATCTAAAATTGGTAAATCAAAAGTAAATAATTTATCTTTAGAAACCGTAGGGGGACGGAGTTTGTGA
- a CDS encoding metallophosphoesterase family protein, translating to MRIVKIPDSPIHEIRYLVAATTKTRVVEKILPIFVAKVDALPEGLNALIATSDLQGIEPQQRCLLGHTVADELESLAALGKIPSPETIGVLLAGDLYAQTDTRGGEGDVRSVWKAFNRRFRFCAGVAGNHDLFGASLEDMKAFTSIRGIHYFDGNIMTIDGLRISGISGIIGKQSKPFRRREKDYKRTLSNIVKQKPDILILHEAPTVPDAKLAGNELIRSELSTASDLLVICGHVHWKIPIVSLHSSVQVLNVENRVFILMA from the coding sequence ATGCGAATAGTCAAAATTCCTGATTCACCAATTCACGAAATTAGATATTTAGTTGCTGCTACTACCAAGACTCGTGTAGTTGAAAAGATTTTACCTATTTTCGTTGCTAAAGTTGATGCTTTACCAGAAGGTTTGAATGCTTTGATTGCTACTAGCGATTTACAAGGTATAGAACCTCAACAAAGATGCCTTCTTGGTCATACTGTAGCGGATGAGCTAGAATCTTTGGCTGCTCTAGGAAAAATTCCCTCGCCAGAAACAATCGGTGTGTTGTTAGCAGGCGATTTATATGCCCAAACAGATACTCGCGGTGGTGAAGGTGATGTTCGTTCTGTTTGGAAAGCTTTTAATCGTCGGTTTCGTTTTTGTGCTGGCGTAGCAGGAAATCACGATTTATTTGGTGCTTCATTAGAAGACATGAAGGCTTTTACATCAATAAGAGGTATACATTACTTTGATGGTAACATAATGACTATTGACGGACTTCGTATTAGTGGCATTTCAGGAATTATAGGTAAGCAAAGTAAACCTTTTCGTCGTCGTGAAAAGGACTATAAAAGAACTTTGAGTAATATAGTTAAACAAAAGCCGGATATTCTAATTCTGCATGAAGCGCCAACTGTTCCTGATGCTAAACTTGCAGGAAATGAATTAATCCGCTCTGAACTATCTACAGCTAGCGATTTATTGGTCATTTGCGGACACGTACACTGGAAAATACCAATAGTTTCTTTACACTCAAGCGTGCAAGTTCTGAATGTAGAAAACCGAGTATTTATATTAATGGCTTAG
- a CDS encoding phosphate/phosphite/phosphonate ABC transporter substrate-binding protein — MLQHQLKSMERLHSPSVASLVLAVIVTALGVGCQQLKGDQVADEKTQQSTKPDQKSTSLNIAVIPSKNPVEQQKSLQPLAEYLAKTLGRQVSFQIAKDYQTPVNLIAEGQVQIAYLGPLAYVEAKQRNPQIQPIVAPIDKNTGRPWYTSVIVTNSNRISDVNDLRGKRFAFVSESSTSGYLMPLGHFKEMGIDPETDFTKVKFSGSHAQVKADLESGEVDAIANDKPSYLNEQKAGRFNPQQYKIIWESSPIPQGPIVVRADQLPPELVTNLKKALVSASEGLVDVNGAEAAGYTLVQDEDYEPIRKLQAQLNLKPGQAK, encoded by the coding sequence ATGCTGCAACATCAATTGAAAAGCATGGAACGGTTACATAGCCCGTCAGTCGCCTCATTGGTTCTAGCTGTGATCGTCACTGCTTTAGGTGTGGGCTGTCAACAATTAAAAGGCGATCAAGTTGCTGATGAAAAAACACAGCAATCAACTAAGCCAGATCAAAAATCAACGAGTCTAAACATAGCAGTAATTCCTTCTAAGAATCCGGTAGAGCAACAAAAATCGCTTCAGCCTCTAGCAGAGTATCTGGCAAAAACTCTTGGTAGACAGGTAAGCTTTCAAATTGCTAAAGACTATCAGACACCTGTTAACTTAATAGCTGAAGGTCAGGTACAAATTGCTTACTTAGGACCATTAGCTTATGTTGAAGCTAAACAACGAAATCCCCAGATTCAACCAATAGTTGCTCCGATTGATAAAAATACAGGAAGACCTTGGTATACGAGTGTAATTGTTACCAACAGCAATAGAATCAGCGACGTTAATGATCTTAGAGGTAAGCGATTTGCGTTTGTGAGTGAATCTTCGACCTCTGGATATTTAATGCCGTTAGGACATTTTAAAGAGATGGGTATCGATCCAGAAACCGATTTTACTAAAGTTAAATTTTCTGGTAGTCACGCTCAAGTAAAAGCAGATTTAGAATCGGGTGAAGTGGATGCGATCGCCAATGATAAACCATCATATCTTAATGAACAAAAAGCTGGCAGATTTAATCCACAACAATATAAAATTATTTGGGAATCAAGCCCAATTCCTCAAGGACCAATTGTGGTACGTGCTGATCAACTTCCACCTGAATTAGTTACTAATTTAAAAAAGGCTTTAGTCAGTGCTTCTGAAGGACTTGTAGACGTTAATGGTGCTGAAGCCGCAGGCTACACTTTAGTTCAAGATGAAGACTACGAACCAATTAGAAAACTACAAGCGCAACTTAACTTAAAACCAGGTCAAGCTAAATGA
- a CDS encoding helix-turn-helix domain-containing protein → MSISEHTNLPQEQETLASFVQRVRASLGLSQHEVALKAGIHLQSLGKIERGLTSRLNYKTLNGLALALQTPVEYLDAVSKGLPLAATTELKFCPHCWTPGTAPDPLWTHARAKFCCFCGFQLINRCPSCSEPISSMKFRFCPFCGCSYKAKTTAG, encoded by the coding sequence ATGTCGATTTCAGAACATACTAATTTGCCCCAAGAACAAGAAACCTTAGCTAGTTTTGTGCAACGAGTGCGTGCTAGTTTAGGGTTGAGCCAACACGAAGTTGCGCTGAAGGCTGGAATTCATTTGCAAAGTTTGGGAAAAATTGAACGAGGTCTAACTTCGCGGTTAAATTATAAAACTCTCAATGGGTTGGCATTGGCTTTGCAAACCCCAGTTGAGTATCTTGATGCTGTGAGTAAGGGATTACCACTTGCTGCAACTACAGAATTAAAATTTTGTCCACACTGCTGGACTCCCGGTACTGCTCCCGATCCACTTTGGACTCATGCCCGTGCTAAATTTTGTTGCTTTTGTGGTTTTCAACTGATCAATCGTTGTCCTAGCTGCTCTGAACCCATCTCATCAATGAAATTTCGCTTCTGTCCTTTTTGTGGGTGTTCTTATAAAGCTAAAACCACTGCTGGTTAA
- the cobN gene encoding cobaltochelatase subunit CobN gives MHRLAATPGGWNSQAEGVIFIEQTPADIVLITAADTDIQTLAVAAAQLSAEFPAVRVVNLLQLQQQLTIDTYAEDVLQHAKVIILRLLGGRSYWSYGLEVLQETVASTGATLIVLPGDDRPDPDLVSHSTVSLSVVNQLWRYFTEGGVDNFVNALKFIADVCLGQSYYPPEPKAVPRVGVYTWREESRGEVQVNSAVHLSPIFALKTVGILFYRAHYLAGNTSVIDAICQALVERQLEPVPVFVSALRDSDVQADLLEYFQPKEAEGIQLLLNTTSFSLAKLETETPQLELWQQLNVPVLQVILSGGNKEQWESNFQGLAPRDMAMNVALPEVDGRIISRAVSFKAVEVWNAQLETDVVVYEAVSDRIQFVADLAANWVHLRETPPKDRCIALILANYPNRDGRLANGVGLDTPASCIEILKALQEAGYLVENIPASGDELIQRLTSGVTNDPEGRELRVVQQSLSVEEYQEYFATLPVEVQKGMCDRWGEPSQYATQGVFPISGIQLGNIFVGIQPARGYDLDPSLNYHAPDLEPTHSYLAFYYWLRKHFETQAIVDVGKHGNLEWLPGKSVALSDSCYPEVAFGALPHLYPFIVNDPGEGSQAKRRSQAVIIDHLTPPMTRAELYGGLQQLEGLIDEYYEAQSLDPSRLKVIGDRINALIFEENLATDVVTDVTDGLSVGGVGVSEKELSYGLNGRLTAGVISNIDGYLCELKEAQIRDGLHIFGLCPQGRQLRDLIVAIARQPSNNRLGLTRAIAKDLGLDFDPLTTDFKLPISEIHPPLPPLIKGGRKSQINTVGDVVEILEEYAAELVEKIISSPLSPLPSLLPPLSSELQWICDRLLPALLQTNQEITYLLHGLNGGYVPSGASGAPTRGRPEVLPTGRNFYSVDIRAIPTETAWDLGRKAAEVMIERYTQENGEYPKTIGLSVWGTSTMRTGGDDLAEALALLGVQPVWDGVSRRVVDFEILPLSILGRPRVDVTLRISGFFRDAFPNLIDLFDSAVAAVAALDEPADQNPLAAQVKQETELWESSGLSKEEAEMRSRYRIFGSKPGAYGAGLQGLIEAQNWTTDADLARAYINWSSYAYTSNSRSLGKVEGTPPPNMVPASNEGGSDSAHLTKEKASFPPLLTGGLGGVSAPEAFEKRLQQMQVVLHNQDNREHDLLDSDDYYQFQGGLTVAVRAVSGKNPHTYFGDNSIPANPKVRKLQEEIDRVYRSRVVNPKWIAGVMRHGYKGAFEMAATVDYLFAYDATANCVSDFMYQGVAEAYLFDPAVQDFIQQKNPWALRDMAERLLEAHQRGLWEGVGQEMVDKLRALVHEAEAAIESNVT, from the coding sequence GTGCATCGTTTAGCTGCAACCCCTGGAGGTTGGAATTCTCAGGCAGAAGGTGTGATTTTTATTGAACAAACTCCTGCTGATATTGTCTTAATTACCGCCGCAGATACAGATATTCAAACGCTGGCTGTAGCTGCTGCTCAATTATCTGCTGAATTTCCAGCAGTGCGGGTTGTTAATCTTTTACAGTTACAACAACAGTTAACTATTGATACCTACGCCGAAGATGTTTTGCAGCACGCAAAAGTAATTATTTTACGACTGCTGGGAGGACGTTCTTACTGGAGTTATGGGTTAGAAGTTTTACAGGAAACAGTTGCAAGCACAGGTGCGACACTTATTGTTTTACCAGGAGATGACCGTCCTGATCCAGATTTAGTTAGTCATTCTACTGTTTCTTTAAGTGTTGTTAATCAATTGTGGCGCTACTTTACAGAAGGTGGAGTAGATAATTTTGTTAACGCCTTAAAATTTATTGCTGATGTTTGTCTGGGGCAATCTTACTATCCACCAGAACCTAAAGCAGTGCCGCGCGTCGGTGTTTATACTTGGCGAGAGGAAAGTAGGGGAGAAGTGCAGGTTAATTCTGCTGTGCATTTATCGCCTATATTTGCACTTAAGACAGTAGGTATTCTTTTCTACCGCGCTCATTATTTAGCTGGTAACACTTCTGTAATTGATGCTATTTGTCAAGCTTTAGTTGAACGGCAACTGGAACCTGTACCTGTGTTTGTTTCTGCGTTGCGAGATTCAGATGTGCAAGCAGATTTGTTGGAGTATTTTCAACCGAAAGAGGCTGAAGGTATTCAGTTGTTATTAAATACAACGAGTTTTTCTCTGGCTAAGTTGGAAACAGAAACGCCTCAGTTGGAGTTGTGGCAACAATTAAATGTGCCTGTGTTGCAGGTAATTTTAAGTGGTGGAAATAAGGAGCAGTGGGAGTCGAATTTTCAGGGGTTAGCACCACGAGATATGGCGATGAATGTGGCGCTACCGGAGGTGGATGGGCGGATTATTAGTCGGGCGGTTTCTTTTAAGGCGGTTGAGGTTTGGAATGCTCAGTTAGAAACGGATGTGGTCGTTTATGAAGCGGTGAGCGATCGCATTCAATTTGTAGCAGATTTAGCTGCTAATTGGGTACATTTGCGCGAAACTCCGCCAAAGGATAGATGTATTGCTTTAATTTTGGCTAATTATCCTAATCGTGATGGCAGGTTGGCTAATGGTGTTGGTTTGGATACTCCTGCTAGTTGCATAGAAATACTTAAGGCTTTGCAGGAAGCTGGTTATTTAGTTGAGAATATACCTGCAAGTGGGGATGAGTTGATTCAGCGTTTAACTTCTGGGGTGACTAATGATCCAGAAGGGCGCGAGTTGCGAGTTGTGCAGCAATCTTTGTCTGTTGAGGAATATCAGGAGTATTTTGCTACGTTACCTGTAGAGGTGCAGAAGGGTATGTGCGATCGCTGGGGTGAACCTTCCCAATACGCTACCCAAGGGGTTTTCCCTATTTCTGGTATTCAATTAGGCAATATCTTTGTCGGTATTCAACCAGCGCGTGGTTATGATCTTGACCCTAGTTTGAATTATCATGCACCAGATTTAGAACCAACTCATAGTTATTTGGCTTTTTATTATTGGTTAAGAAAACATTTTGAAACGCAGGCAATTGTTGATGTAGGGAAACACGGTAATTTGGAGTGGCTACCTGGTAAAAGTGTGGCTTTATCTGATAGTTGTTATCCAGAGGTTGCTTTTGGTGCGTTGCCACATTTATATCCTTTTATTGTTAATGATCCTGGGGAAGGTTCTCAAGCTAAACGGCGATCGCAAGCGGTAATTATCGATCATTTGACTCCGCCGATGACTCGCGCTGAACTTTATGGCGGTTTGCAACAGTTGGAAGGTTTGATTGATGAGTATTATGAGGCGCAGAGTTTAGATCCTTCTAGGTTAAAGGTGATTGGCGATCGCATTAATGCTTTGATTTTTGAGGAAAATTTGGCAACGGATGTTGTAACGGATGTAACGGATGGGTTATCTGTTGGTGGTGTTGGGGTGAGTGAGAAGGAGTTAAGTTATGGGTTAAATGGTCGGTTGACAGCAGGGGTAATTAGTAATATTGATGGCTATCTTTGTGAGTTGAAGGAGGCACAGATTCGGGATGGGTTGCATATTTTTGGGTTGTGTCCGCAGGGGCGACAATTAAGGGATTTAATAGTTGCGATCGCACGTCAACCCAGTAATAATCGTTTGGGTTTAACTCGCGCTATTGCTAAGGATTTAGGTTTAGATTTTGACCCTCTGACAACTGATTTTAAGTTGCCTATTTCAGAAATTCACCCCCCCCTTCCCCCCCTTATTAAGGGGGGGCGAAAGTCTCAAATTAATACTGTGGGTGATGTTGTTGAAATATTAGAAGAATACGCTGCTGAGTTAGTCGAAAAAATTATCTCCTCTCCCCTCTCTCCTCTCCCCTCCCTCCTCCCCCCTCTCTCCTCTGAGTTGCAATGGATATGCGATCGCCTTCTTCCTGCATTGCTACAAACTAATCAGGAAATCACTTATTTATTGCATGGATTAAATGGCGGATATGTCCCTAGCGGTGCTTCGGGCGCACCTACGAGGGGAAGACCAGAAGTTTTACCTACGGGTCGCAATTTTTACTCGGTTGATATTCGTGCTATTCCTACGGAAACTGCTTGGGATCTTGGACGCAAAGCAGCAGAGGTAATGATTGAACGTTATACCCAAGAAAATGGTGAGTATCCCAAAACTATTGGGTTATCGGTTTGGGGTACTTCTACTATGCGGACTGGTGGGGATGATTTAGCCGAGGCGTTGGCGTTATTAGGTGTGCAACCTGTTTGGGATGGGGTTTCTCGACGGGTGGTAGATTTTGAAATTCTGCCGTTATCAATATTAGGTCGTCCGCGTGTGGATGTGACGCTAAGAATTTCGGGGTTTTTCCGTGATGCTTTTCCTAATTTAATTGATTTATTCGATTCTGCTGTTGCAGCAGTGGCGGCGTTAGATGAACCAGCAGATCAAAATCCCTTAGCAGCGCAGGTAAAGCAAGAAACCGAGTTATGGGAAAGTTCGGGGTTAAGTAAGGAAGAGGCGGAAATGCGATCGCGCTATCGCATTTTTGGTTCTAAACCTGGTGCTTATGGTGCAGGTTTACAAGGTTTAATTGAAGCGCAAAATTGGACAACTGATGCAGATTTAGCGCGGGCTTATATTAATTGGAGTAGTTACGCTTACACTAGCAATTCTCGCTCTTTGGGGAAAGTTGAGGGAACCCCACCCCCTAACATGGTTCCCGCCAGCAACGAGGGGGGATCTGACTCTGCACATTTAACTAAGGAAAAAGCATCTTTCCCCCCCCTGTTAACGGGGGGGTTAGGCGGGGTTTCCGCGCCAGAAGCTTTTGAGAAACGTCTCCAGCAAATGCAAGTTGTATTGCACAATCAAGATAACCGCGAACACGATTTATTAGATTCTGATGATTACTATCAATTTCAAGGTGGTTTAACAGTAGCGGTACGTGCAGTTAGTGGCAAAAATCCGCATACTTACTTTGGTGATAATTCTATACCTGCAAATCCCAAGGTGCGAAAGTTACAAGAAGAAATTGATCGTGTATATCGTTCCCGTGTAGTTAATCCTAAATGGATAGCTGGTGTAATGCGTCACGGTTATAAAGGTGCATTTGAAATGGCGGCGACAGTAGATTATTTATTTGCCTACGATGCTACTGCTAATTGTGTGTCAGATTTTATGTATCAAGGAGTAGCAGAGGCGTATTTATTTGATCCAGCAGTGCAAGATTTTATCCAACAAAAAAATCCTTGGGCGTTGCGGGATATGGCGGAAAGGTTGCTAGAAGCGCATCAACGAGGGTTGTGGGAAGGAGTTGGGCAAGAGATGGTGGATAAGTTAAGAGCATTGGTTCACGAAGCCGAAGCTGCGATCGAATCAAATGTTACCTAA